A stretch of the Neodiprion lecontei isolate iyNeoLeco1 chromosome 4, iyNeoLeco1.1, whole genome shotgun sequence genome encodes the following:
- the LOC107216735 gene encoding uncharacterized protein LOC107216735: MKGPTVAVTILAFAVTCLAVPRNKRQAFDEPRISNEVIPGSIEVVDETSQVLITTPVTNPAPVETTKYPELDDAPTVKPGNKKKPNSASRPASDTFSRVIDDIFNIPISVLRAVNTLLSNAFGTKQGTPTAPTAAEPSPTAA; encoded by the exons ATGAAGGGACCTACCGTTGCTGTGACGATCCTGGCCTTTGCCGTTACCTGTTTGGCTGTACCTCGAAACAAGAGACAG GCATTTGATGAGCCTCGTATCAGTAACGAGGTGATTCCAGGATCGATCGAGGTGGTGGATGAAACGTCGCAGGTCCTTATTACTACGCCAGTAACTAACCCAGCACCAGTCGAAACCACGAAGTATCCGGAACTCGATGACGCACCGACTGTAAAACcaggaaataagaaaaagcCAAACTCTGCTTCGCGTCCTGCCTCGGACACATTTTCCAGAGTTATTGACGACATATTCAAC ATTCCTATATCGGTTCTTCGGGCGGTGAACACTTTGCTCAGTAATGCTTTTGGAACCAAGCAAGGAACACCAACAGCACCGACAGCCGCTGAACCCTCGCCGACAGCAGCTTAA